The Triticum aestivum cultivar Chinese Spring chromosome 7B, IWGSC CS RefSeq v2.1, whole genome shotgun sequence genome window below encodes:
- the LOC123156692 gene encoding bidirectional sugar transporter SWEET6b: MVSADVARNIVGIIGNVISFGLFLSPVPTFWRICKAKNVEEFKPDPYLATLMNCLLWFFYGLPIVHPNSTLVLTINGIGLVIEGAYIIIFIIYAAKNTRWKMLGVLAIQAAFMAAVVAGVLVGAHTHEKRSMIVGILCVIFGSIMYASPLTIMGKVIRTKSVEYMPFFLSLVNFLNGLCWTGYALIKFDIYITIPNALGTIFGLIQLILYGYYYRSTPKKGKNVELPTVLTKNAVTSGNVSVTIEK; this comes from the exons ATGGTTTCCGCCGACGTGGCCCGCAACATCGTCGGCATCATTGGCAATGTCATCTCCTTTGGACTCTTCCTCTCACCTGT GCCGACGTTCTGGCGTATCTGCAAGGCCAAGAACGTGGAGGAGTTCAAGCCGGACCCCTACCTGGCGACGCTCATGAACTGCCTGCTCTGGTTCTTCTACGGGCTCCCTATCGTCCACCCCAACAGCACCCTCGTCCTCACCATCAACGGCATCGGCCTCGTCATCGAGGGCGCctacatcatcatcttcatcatctacgCGGCCAAGAACACAAGG TGGAAGATGCTCGGCGTGCTCGCCATCCAGGCGGCGTTCATGGCTGCTGTGGTGGCCGGTGTGCTCGTCGGCGCCCACACCCATGAGAAGCGCTCCATGATCGTAGGCATCCTTTGCGTCATCTTCGGCTCCATCATGTACGCCTCCCCGCTCACCATCATG GGTAAAGTGATCAGGACCAAGAGTGTGGAGTACATGCCATTCTTCCTGTCACTGGTAAACTTCCTCAACGGTCTCTGCTGGACGGGCTATGCGCTAATCAAGTTTGACATCTACATCacg ATCCCCAATGCCCTCGGTACAATCTTCGGCCTCATCCAGCTGATCCTTTACGGGTACTACTACAGATCTACCCCCAAGAAGGGCAAGAATGTCGAGCTGCCCACCGTCCTCACCAAAAACGCCGTTACCAGCGGCAACGTCTCCGTCACCATAGAGAAATAA